In Chrysemys picta bellii isolate R12L10 chromosome 3, ASM1138683v2, whole genome shotgun sequence, a single genomic region encodes these proteins:
- the LOC112059653 gene encoding LOW QUALITY PROTEIN: prolyl-tRNA synthetase associated domain-containing protein 1-like (The sequence of the model RefSeq protein was modified relative to this genomic sequence to represent the inferred CDS: inserted 2 bases in 1 codon; deleted 3 bases in 2 codons) encodes MCTPSPIRCVRYQGEEGLGVEERNSCADHPRVKPPLKGVQHRPSLVQFNKRYLPLSNQKITGHIDSYCINYIFQVFTVEEMMPHVQHMKGGHNKNLFLKDKKKKGFQLVTVLYDRQINLNDLAKKLGVGNGNLRLADENAILEKLNVGRGFATPVALFCDHRDVKFILXPMTNSATMGLNPEDFLKFMKSTGHDPIIMHFDENIKKLNLTKI; translated from the exons ATGTGCACCCCATCCCCGATCCGATGCGTCCGTTACCAGGGAGAGGAAGGGCTCGGGGTCGAGGAAAGGAACTCCTGCGCAGACCACCCGCGGGTCAAGCCACCATTGAAGGGAGTCCAACACCGGCCGAG TTTAGTACAGTTTAATAAAAGATACCTGCCACTAAGCAACCAAAAAATAACAGGGCATATTGATTCATActgtattaattatattttccAGGTGTTCACTGTTGAAGAAATGATGCCTCATGTCCAACATATGAAAGGCGGTCACaataaaaacctt tttttaaaagacaaaaagaagaaaGGGTTCCAGCTGGTAACAGTTCTGTATGACAGGCAAATTAATTTAAATGACCTCGCTAAGAAATTGGGTGTTGGGAATGGAAATCTGAGACTTGCAGATGAAAATGCCATATTGGAAAAACTAaacg TAGGCCGAGGCTTTGCAACACCAGTGGCCCTGTTCTGTGACCACAGAGATGTGAAATTTATATT TCCAATGACAAACTCAGCAACCATGGGCTTAAATCCTGAAGACTTTCTAAAGTTCATGAAATCAACAGGACATGACCCT ATTATCATGCATTTTGATGAAAATATTAAGAAGTTGAATCTCACAAAAATTTAA